The Streptomyces sp. Alt3 genome has a segment encoding these proteins:
- a CDS encoding PadR family transcriptional regulator, translating into MALEHAILVSLLEQPGSGYELARRFERSIGYFWTATHQQIYRVLKRMEGDGLLDVRDVPQERRPDKKEYSVAGPGRAALSGWLHEPIEPESLRHDLAVKIRGAAFDDPAALLDEVERHHRVHADRLAHYLAGELRDFTGPDAPAPLNAGQELQHVVLRGGIAYERMTVAWLDDVLATLRGLGAAVPRG; encoded by the coding sequence ATGGCGCTCGAACACGCGATCCTCGTCTCCCTGCTGGAGCAGCCGGGCTCCGGCTATGAGCTGGCCCGGCGGTTCGAGCGGTCCATCGGATACTTCTGGACCGCCACCCACCAGCAGATCTATCGCGTCCTCAAGCGCATGGAGGGCGACGGCCTGCTGGACGTCCGCGACGTCCCGCAGGAGCGCCGGCCCGACAAGAAGGAGTACTCCGTCGCCGGCCCCGGCCGGGCAGCCCTCTCCGGCTGGCTGCACGAACCGATCGAACCGGAGAGCCTCCGCCACGACCTCGCCGTGAAGATCCGGGGTGCGGCCTTCGACGACCCGGCCGCACTGCTCGACGAGGTCGAGCGTCACCACCGGGTGCACGCCGACCGGCTCGCGCACTACCTCGCCGGGGAACTGCGCGACTTCACCGGCCCGGACGCCCCGGCACCGCTCAACGCCGGCCAGGAGCTCCAGCACGTCGTGCTGCGTGGCGGCATCGCTTACGAACGCATGACCGTCGCCTGGCTCGACGACGTACTCGCCACCCTCCGCGGGCTCGGCGCGGCCGTGCCGCGCGGCTGA
- a CDS encoding homoserine dehydrogenase has protein sequence MNLHHLFAGTGDRTVRYALSGAGGGFARTLLAQTPRIGRLAPAVLCDRDVERLRDMLVELGYPADRLAVCADADEVARAAEQGSVALVADGALLPAAPWDILVEATGSPADGYAMAREALTGGRHVAMVSKEVDSVAGLHLADLARDNGVVYTTADGDQPANLIALVTWAELLGLDIVAIGKSSEYDLVFDPATGSVTQLDTTVPAPELAGLLGLGSDVRATLAARAAAVTALPTGATADYCEMAVVATGTGFRPDVERLHYPVARIAELADVYSLREDGGVLHRTGAVDVFSALRLPDEASFAGGVFVVVRTGDPVTWETLRGKGHVVSRDGRYAAIYLPYHLMGVETPVSLLSAVLHGRPSGGTDPRAHAMLAGRAKRDLPAGTVLDMGGHHHDVTGVQAVLLRDEDAPADAAPLYLAAHATLGRDVRAGALITLDDLADPETDLLHAWTSGRASRATGAPVPHASR, from the coding sequence ATGAATCTGCATCACCTGTTCGCCGGAACCGGCGACCGGACCGTGCGCTACGCACTGTCCGGAGCCGGCGGCGGCTTCGCCCGGACCCTGCTGGCGCAGACCCCGCGCATCGGACGTCTGGCCCCTGCCGTCCTGTGCGACCGTGACGTGGAGCGGCTGCGCGACATGCTCGTCGAGCTCGGGTACCCGGCGGACCGCCTGGCCGTCTGCGCGGACGCCGACGAGGTCGCGCGCGCCGCGGAGCAGGGGTCGGTCGCCCTGGTGGCGGACGGCGCGCTGCTGCCCGCGGCCCCCTGGGACATCCTGGTGGAGGCGACCGGAAGCCCTGCCGACGGCTACGCGATGGCTCGCGAGGCCCTGACCGGCGGACGTCACGTCGCCATGGTCAGCAAGGAGGTCGACTCCGTCGCCGGCCTGCACCTCGCGGACCTGGCCCGCGACAACGGCGTCGTCTACACCACGGCCGACGGCGACCAGCCCGCGAACCTCATCGCGCTCGTGACCTGGGCGGAACTACTGGGCCTGGACATCGTGGCGATCGGCAAGTCCAGCGAGTACGACCTCGTGTTCGACCCCGCCACCGGCTCCGTCACCCAGCTCGACACCACGGTCCCGGCCCCCGAACTGGCCGGGCTGCTCGGCCTCGGCTCCGACGTACGCGCCACGCTCGCCGCCCGTGCGGCCGCGGTGACCGCCCTGCCGACCGGCGCCACCGCCGACTACTGCGAGATGGCGGTGGTCGCGACCGGCACCGGCTTCCGGCCGGACGTCGAGCGCCTGCACTACCCGGTCGCCCGGATCGCCGAGCTGGCCGACGTCTACTCCCTGCGCGAGGACGGCGGTGTGCTGCACCGCACCGGCGCCGTCGACGTGTTCAGCGCGCTGCGGCTGCCGGACGAGGCCTCGTTCGCCGGGGGCGTCTTCGTCGTCGTGCGGACCGGTGACCCGGTCACCTGGGAGACGCTGCGCGGCAAGGGCCACGTGGTCAGCCGGGACGGGCGCTACGCGGCGATCTACCTGCCGTACCACCTCATGGGAGTCGAGACGCCGGTCTCGCTGCTGTCCGCGGTGCTCCACGGCAGGCCCTCCGGCGGCACCGACCCGCGGGCCCACGCCATGCTCGCCGGACGGGCCAAGCGCGATCTGCCCGCCGGCACCGTGCTGGACATGGGCGGCCACCACCACGACGTCACCGGCGTCCAGGCCGTCCTGCTGCGCGACGAGGACGCTCCCGCCGACGCGGCTCCGCTGTACCTGGCCGCGCACGCGACGCTCGGACGCGACGTCAGGGCCGGCGCCCTGATCACGCTCGACGACCTCGCCGACCCGGAGACGGACCTCCTGCACGCCTGGACCTCCGGTCGTGCCTCGCGCGCCACCGGCGCCCCCGTCCCCCACGCGAGCCGATGA
- a CDS encoding NUDIX hydrolase: protein MTESREAMTWTLKSERPEAAGYLTVLCRTYLQPDGKESDWDILRGSPTVALVAFTEEGRGILVRQYRPGPGKVLAELPGGMIEPGEDVLHAAARELLEETGYRAGTLEVVLKTYLASYATHERYAVVARGCRKVAEPTPDAEEFVEPFTLAQDAYVDHLLGGEYTDTDVGLAGLVAAGLLVRKS from the coding sequence GTGACGGAAAGTCGTGAAGCGATGACGTGGACGCTGAAGAGCGAGCGTCCGGAAGCCGCCGGGTACCTGACGGTTCTGTGCCGCACCTATCTGCAGCCCGACGGCAAGGAGTCGGACTGGGACATCCTGCGGGGTTCGCCGACGGTGGCCCTCGTGGCGTTCACCGAGGAGGGCCGGGGCATCCTCGTGCGTCAGTACCGCCCCGGCCCCGGCAAGGTGCTGGCGGAGCTGCCCGGCGGCATGATCGAGCCCGGCGAGGACGTGCTGCACGCGGCGGCGAGAGAACTCCTGGAGGAGACCGGGTACCGGGCGGGGACGCTCGAGGTCGTCCTGAAGACCTATCTGGCGTCCTACGCGACCCACGAACGGTACGCGGTGGTGGCCAGGGGCTGCCGCAAGGTGGCCGAACCCACGCCCGACGCGGAGGAGTTCGTGGAACCGTTCACCCTCGCGCAGGACGCGTACGTGGACCACCTGCTCGGCGGCGAGTACACCGACACGGACGTGGGCCTGGCGGGGCTCGTCGCGGCGGGGCTGCTCGTCAGGAAGAGCTGA
- a CDS encoding class II aldolase/adducin family protein encodes MSDPRTELAAAGARLAALGLSPGSSGNLSVRIDDRMLITPTGADLAEVDPDGLSVLGLDGTHLDGPRPSKEFPLHSAFYRRDAATRAVVHLHARNATAVSCLPPWSARSALPPLTPYFVMRVGQTPLVPYAPPGDADQAEVLARLPFPLRAALLQNHGPVLAGATMARAVDAAVELEEVSALLLALGERSPRLLTPEEAGTLARKYDSPWGES; translated from the coding sequence ATGAGCGACCCCCGCACCGAACTCGCCGCGGCGGGCGCCAGGCTGGCGGCCCTGGGGCTCAGCCCGGGTTCCTCCGGAAACCTGAGTGTCCGGATCGACGACCGCATGCTCATCACTCCCACCGGCGCCGACCTCGCCGAGGTGGACCCCGACGGGCTCAGCGTGCTCGGTCTCGACGGCACCCACCTCGACGGGCCGCGTCCGTCGAAGGAGTTCCCCCTGCACAGCGCCTTCTACCGGCGGGACGCCGCCACCCGCGCCGTCGTGCACCTGCACGCCCGGAACGCCACCGCGGTGTCCTGTCTCCCCCCGTGGTCGGCCAGGAGCGCGCTGCCGCCGCTGACCCCGTACTTCGTGATGCGGGTCGGGCAGACCCCCCTCGTCCCTTACGCCCCGCCCGGCGACGCGGACCAGGCGGAGGTCCTGGCCCGGCTGCCCTTCCCGCTCCGCGCGGCACTCCTCCAGAACCACGGGCCCGTCCTCGCCGGCGCCACGATGGCCCGCGCCGTCGACGCGGCGGTGGAGCTGGAGGAGGTGTCCGCCCTGCTCCTGGCGCTGGGGGAGCGGTCGCCGCGGCTCCTGACACCGGAGGAGGCGGGCACGCTCGCGCGGAAGTACGACTCGCCGTGGGGTGAGAGCTGA
- a CDS encoding PP2C family protein-serine/threonine phosphatase, with protein MSQLLRTRWIPVGLIVLAVVVDLVTPHDVTSAPLLMAAPVAAAPLLGVRGIIGVGLTSMIVHAFLARVDGTFGWRAGVANQLTLAAVTALAVLIHRTLRRQDDSARRARHVAAVAQRAVLPRPPSRLGDLHIEARYVPAESEALIGGDLYVVQSTPYGIRVMVGDVRGKGLGAVSAVSADLGAFRYAADESEDLPQLVARLERALLREGGRRGGQQQQEGFTTALIAEFSEDLETVRLVNRGHPPPVLMDAQGRATLLEASEEAPPLGMSDLGSWTSPVDSFPFPAGSTLLCYTDGITESRDATGRFYDPVARLPLVFVRRARGGRLSPGQILDMLIHDVRRHVGGRPKDDQAMLALHRAPSGSGTVPLDGGTAPAASPG; from the coding sequence GTGTCGCAACTGCTGAGAACCCGGTGGATCCCCGTAGGCCTCATCGTGCTGGCCGTGGTGGTCGACCTGGTCACCCCGCACGACGTGACATCCGCGCCGCTCCTGATGGCGGCTCCCGTCGCCGCCGCGCCGCTCCTCGGCGTCCGCGGGATCATCGGCGTCGGCCTCACCTCGATGATCGTCCATGCCTTCCTCGCACGGGTCGACGGCACCTTCGGCTGGCGCGCGGGCGTGGCCAACCAGCTCACCCTGGCGGCCGTCACCGCACTCGCCGTACTGATCCACCGCACCCTGCGCCGACAGGACGACAGCGCCCGGCGCGCGCGACACGTCGCGGCCGTCGCCCAGCGGGCCGTACTGCCGAGGCCCCCGTCCCGCCTGGGGGACCTGCACATCGAGGCGCGGTACGTGCCCGCCGAGAGCGAGGCCCTGATCGGCGGAGACCTGTACGTGGTGCAGAGCACCCCGTACGGGATCCGGGTCATGGTCGGTGACGTACGGGGTAAGGGCCTCGGGGCGGTCAGCGCCGTCAGCGCCGACCTCGGCGCCTTCCGGTACGCGGCCGACGAGTCCGAGGACCTTCCACAGCTGGTGGCCCGGCTGGAACGCGCCCTTCTGCGTGAGGGCGGCCGGCGTGGCGGCCAGCAGCAGCAGGAGGGCTTCACGACGGCTCTGATCGCGGAGTTCTCCGAGGATCTGGAGACCGTGCGTCTGGTCAACCGTGGCCATCCGCCTCCGGTCCTCATGGACGCGCAGGGCCGGGCCACACTCCTCGAGGCTTCCGAGGAGGCGCCACCGCTGGGTATGAGCGACCTGGGTTCCTGGACCTCCCCGGTCGACAGCTTCCCCTTCCCCGCCGGCTCCACCCTCCTCTGCTACACCGACGGCATCACCGAGTCACGCGACGCCACCGGACGCTTCTACGACCCGGTCGCCCGCCTGCCGCTCGTGTTCGTCAGGCGTGCGCGGGGCGGCCGTCTCTCGCCGGGCCAGATCCTGGACATGCTGATCCACGACGTCCGCCGTCACGTCGGTGGAAGGCCCAAGGACGACCAGGCCATGCTGGCCCTCCACCGTGCCCCCAGCGGGTCCGGAACCGTCCCGCTGGACGGGGGGACCGCCCCGGCCGCCTCCCCGGGCTGA
- a CDS encoding oxidoreductase gives MHSWTLDDMPDLSGTTAVVTGANSGIGAVTALVLARSGARTILACRDPGRGARALEAVRRAAPGSDTRLVGLDLADLSSVAEAAGHIAKETDGSLDLLVNNAGVMALPLLRTADGFEMQFGTNHLGHFALTHHLLPLLGTGGMSRVVTVSSLAHRIGRIDFGNLGAERGYDKWRAYAQSKLANLLFTAELQRRADEAGRPLLALAAHPGLSATELGQAGPRLAGRTWAAKLERATRVYTQPASAGALPTLYAATLPTALGGSYYGPRLLGGTRGGPGPAHMSARAQDMDTARTLWDESARLTGTPADVI, from the coding sequence ATGCACTCATGGACGCTCGACGACATGCCCGACCTCTCCGGCACCACCGCGGTGGTCACCGGGGCGAACAGCGGGATCGGCGCCGTGACCGCGCTCGTCCTTGCCCGGTCCGGGGCCAGGACGATCCTCGCCTGCCGTGATCCCGGGCGTGGCGCGCGGGCACTGGAGGCCGTCCGCCGTGCCGCGCCCGGATCGGACACCAGGCTCGTCGGGCTCGACCTGGCCGACCTGTCGTCCGTGGCCGAGGCGGCCGGGCACATCGCGAAGGAGACCGACGGCAGCCTCGATCTCCTGGTCAACAACGCGGGAGTGATGGCCCTGCCCCTGCTGCGTACCGCCGACGGGTTCGAGATGCAGTTCGGGACCAACCACCTCGGCCACTTCGCTCTCACCCATCACCTGCTGCCCCTCCTGGGGACGGGCGGCATGTCGAGGGTCGTGACGGTGTCGTCGCTGGCACACCGCATCGGCCGCATCGACTTCGGCAACCTCGGTGCCGAGCGGGGATACGACAAGTGGCGTGCCTACGCCCAGTCCAAGCTCGCCAACCTGCTGTTCACCGCGGAACTCCAGCGCCGGGCCGACGAGGCCGGCAGGCCGTTGCTCGCGCTGGCCGCCCACCCGGGCCTGTCCGCGACGGAGCTCGGGCAGGCGGGGCCGCGGCTGGCCGGGCGCACCTGGGCCGCGAAGCTGGAACGGGCCACGCGCGTCTACACACAGCCGGCATCGGCCGGCGCCCTGCCCACGCTGTACGCGGCCACCCTGCCCACGGCGCTCGGCGGAAGCTACTACGGCCCCCGGCTGCTCGGCGGCACGAGGGGAGGCCCCGGACCCGCGCACATGTCCGCCCGCGCCCAGGACATGGACACGGCCCGGACACTGTGGGACGAATCGGCGCGCCTCACCGGGACGCCGGCCGACGTCATCTGA
- a CDS encoding DeoR/GlpR family DNA-binding transcription regulator: MADEEQLPLIPDQRRELLLKHLRRDGVLSVQQITQLFGVSHMTVRRDIAELERRGLVFSVPGGARIASHLQSEPSFQTKSLIEQPEKEAMAGVAAGLVQEGMTVYLDAGTTLLAMVPLLARHESLTVVTNDFTTVDRLMGSSHLDVIHIGGQVDPSNRSSVGRLAATTLRQLALDIAFISTSSWDLLRGVTTPSAAKVEVKQAAMECTGSSVLVAGSSKYGTFGKFRVAPLGAFDTIVTDDALAEAAAEGLRAGGADLRLAAV; this comes from the coding sequence GTGGCCGACGAAGAGCAGTTGCCCCTGATCCCCGATCAACGGCGCGAGCTCCTGTTGAAGCACCTGCGGCGCGACGGGGTACTCAGCGTGCAGCAGATCACCCAGCTCTTCGGCGTCTCCCACATGACCGTCCGCCGCGACATCGCCGAACTGGAACGCCGGGGGCTCGTGTTCTCCGTTCCCGGCGGGGCACGGATCGCCAGTCACCTCCAGAGCGAACCCAGCTTCCAGACCAAGTCGCTGATAGAGCAGCCGGAGAAGGAGGCCATGGCCGGTGTCGCCGCCGGGCTGGTCCAGGAGGGCATGACTGTCTACCTCGACGCGGGCACGACGCTGCTGGCCATGGTGCCGCTGCTGGCACGCCACGAGTCGCTGACGGTCGTCACGAACGACTTCACGACCGTCGACCGCCTGATGGGCTCGTCGCACCTCGACGTCATACACATCGGCGGCCAGGTGGACCCGTCCAACCGGTCGAGCGTGGGCCGGCTGGCGGCCACGACACTGCGTCAGCTCGCGCTCGACATCGCCTTCATCAGCACCAGTTCCTGGGATCTGCTGCGCGGGGTGACCACCCCGTCGGCCGCGAAGGTGGAGGTCAAGCAGGCGGCGATGGAGTGCACGGGGTCGAGCGTGCTGGTCGCGGGCTCGTCGAAGTACGGGACGTTCGGCAAGTTCCGGGTGGCTCCGCTCGGCGCGTTCGACACCATCGTCACCGACGACGCCCTCGCGGAGGCCGCCGCCGAGGGGCTGCGCGCCGGAGGCGCGGACCTGCGGCTGGCAGCGGTCTGA
- a CDS encoding GntT/GntP/DsdX family permease codes for MSSDLQNLLLGAAAVVVLILLITKAKLHPFMALALSALGLGLAAGLGPGDTVEHFQDGFGDALKSTGPTIGLGTILGGILLGSGGADRIATVFIGARPVKWIPTAITAAALLIGMPHLFDVSFVMLVPLVYAVAKRTGTHLLYVGLPLAAGLYISHGLLPPHPSPTLAVSAYGANTGLTILYGLIIGIPIAVISGPLLTKFASRWFGPAPDLDKGPIPESSPEPENRKRPASFTLALITVLLPPVLMLIGTVGTANTAEGSLPYAIFEACDSSVMSLLAAVIFAFFALGLRSGFGLGQLQKMAGKGLGPVGGIVLILGAGGGLKAMLTATGIDKLISDYAVDWSIPPLLLAWLVAALLRICLGSATVATAAATGIVAPLIGAYPGLSPELLVLATASGAVMLSHVNDSGFWLFKEYYQLSVAQTFRTWTLMLSLQSLLSLGGVLLLSTFVGS; via the coding sequence ATGAGCAGCGACCTCCAGAACCTCCTGCTGGGCGCCGCCGCGGTCGTCGTCCTGATCCTGCTGATCACCAAGGCCAAGCTCCATCCGTTCATGGCGCTGGCGCTGTCCGCCCTCGGTCTGGGTCTCGCCGCGGGCCTGGGCCCGGGCGACACCGTCGAGCACTTCCAGGACGGCTTCGGCGACGCGCTGAAGAGCACCGGTCCCACCATCGGGCTGGGCACCATACTCGGCGGCATCCTGCTGGGCTCCGGCGGAGCCGACCGGATCGCCACCGTGTTCATCGGGGCCCGCCCGGTCAAGTGGATCCCCACAGCCATCACGGCAGCGGCCCTGCTCATCGGGATGCCGCATCTCTTCGACGTCAGCTTCGTGATGCTCGTACCGCTGGTGTACGCCGTCGCCAAGCGCACCGGCACGCACCTGTTGTACGTCGGACTGCCGCTGGCCGCCGGCCTGTACATCTCGCACGGCCTGCTCCCGCCGCACCCCTCCCCCACCCTCGCCGTCTCGGCGTACGGGGCGAACACCGGCCTGACCATCCTCTACGGTCTGATCATCGGCATCCCGATCGCCGTGATCAGCGGACCGCTGCTGACGAAGTTCGCCTCACGATGGTTCGGTCCGGCCCCGGACCTGGACAAGGGCCCCATCCCCGAGTCGAGCCCCGAGCCGGAGAACCGCAAGCGGCCGGCCTCCTTCACCCTCGCCCTGATCACGGTGCTGCTGCCGCCCGTCCTGATGCTGATCGGGACCGTCGGCACCGCGAACACCGCGGAGGGCTCCCTGCCCTACGCGATCTTCGAGGCGTGCGACTCCTCGGTCATGTCGCTGCTCGCCGCGGTGATCTTCGCCTTCTTCGCCCTGGGCCTTCGCTCCGGCTTCGGCCTGGGCCAGCTCCAGAAGATGGCGGGCAAGGGCCTCGGCCCGGTCGGCGGGATCGTGCTGATCCTGGGCGCCGGCGGCGGCCTGAAGGCGATGCTCACCGCCACCGGCATCGACAAGCTGATCTCCGACTACGCGGTGGACTGGTCGATCCCCCCGCTGCTCCTCGCCTGGCTGGTGGCCGCGCTGCTGCGCATCTGCCTCGGCTCCGCGACGGTGGCCACCGCCGCCGCCACCGGAATCGTGGCTCCCCTGATCGGTGCCTACCCGGGCCTGTCCCCGGAACTGCTGGTGCTGGCGACGGCGTCGGGCGCGGTGATGCTCTCGCACGTCAACGACTCCGGATTCTGGCTGTTCAAGGAGTACTACCAGCTCTCGGTCGCCCAGACGTTCCGCACCTGGACGCTGATGCTGTCCCTGCAGTCGCTGCTCAGCCTCGGCGGAGTGCTCCTGCTGAGCACGTTCGTCGGGTCCTGA
- the otnK gene encoding 3-oxo-tetronate kinase: MPTLGAIADDFTGATDLATMLVARGHRTVVTVGPESLTDGPGGAAVRDADAVVVALKSRTAPVDEAVGTSLAALRALRLAGCERFYFKYCSTFDSTPVGNIGPVADALLAELDERRTVVVPSFPATGRTVYKGRLFVHDELLDESPMRHHPLTPMRDSHVGRLLTPQTRHQVRLVGLDTVRQGADALRAALDAPELADSLVVVDAVSDEDLVTVCAATTHLALVTGAAGLALGLTGPHPEAARATPASRPGDPGVVLSGSASSATRAQVAHARTRLPNRKLDIAALRADFTGEVAALVDFVRRSWEEEPGTPPLIHSVDDLGDLEQAAPDDGPAASELVERALAACATALVAAGARRVLVAGGETSGAVVTALGVRTLSIGAPIAPGVTWARADGRAHGQEHTVDLALKSGNFGDTAIFTEAWSALA; this comes from the coding sequence ATGCCGACCCTCGGGGCCATCGCCGACGACTTCACCGGAGCAACCGATCTCGCCACCATGCTCGTCGCCCGGGGCCACCGGACCGTGGTGACGGTGGGCCCGGAGTCCCTCACCGACGGCCCGGGGGGAGCGGCCGTGCGTGACGCCGACGCGGTCGTGGTGGCCCTCAAGTCGCGCACCGCACCGGTGGACGAGGCCGTCGGTACGTCACTGGCTGCCCTGCGCGCCCTGCGCCTGGCCGGCTGCGAGCGGTTCTACTTCAAGTACTGCTCCACCTTCGACTCCACTCCCGTCGGCAACATCGGGCCGGTCGCCGACGCCCTCCTCGCGGAGCTGGACGAACGCCGCACGGTGGTCGTCCCCTCGTTCCCCGCCACCGGCCGCACCGTCTACAAGGGCCGTCTCTTCGTCCACGACGAACTCCTCGACGAGAGTCCCATGCGGCACCACCCGCTCACGCCGATGCGCGACTCCCACGTCGGCCGGCTGCTCACCCCGCAGACCCGCCACCAGGTCCGCCTCGTCGGCCTCGACACCGTGCGGCAGGGCGCCGACGCACTGCGCGCCGCTCTCGACGCCCCGGAGCTCGCCGACTCGCTGGTCGTCGTGGACGCCGTGAGCGACGAGGACCTGGTGACCGTCTGCGCGGCCACCACCCACCTCGCCCTCGTCACCGGCGCGGCGGGCCTCGCCCTGGGGCTCACCGGCCCGCACCCCGAAGCCGCCCGTGCCACGCCCGCGTCCCGCCCGGGCGACCCCGGCGTCGTCCTCTCCGGCAGCGCCTCGTCGGCGACCAGGGCCCAGGTCGCCCACGCGCGCACCCGCCTGCCGAACCGCAAGCTCGACATCGCCGCCCTGCGCGCCGACTTCACGGGCGAGGTCGCCGCGCTCGTCGACTTCGTACGCAGGTCCTGGGAGGAGGAGCCGGGCACGCCACCCCTCATCCATTCCGTCGACGACCTCGGTGACCTCGAACAGGCGGCGCCCGACGACGGCCCCGCCGCCTCGGAACTCGTCGAGCGCGCCCTCGCCGCCTGCGCCACCGCCCTGGTCGCCGCGGGCGCACGGCGCGTCCTCGTCGCCGGCGGCGAGACCTCCGGCGCCGTCGTCACGGCCCTCGGGGTCCGCACCCTGTCCATCGGCGCGCCCATCGCCCCCGGCGTCACGTGGGCCCGCGCCGATGGCCGGGCCCACGGCCAGGAGCACACCGTGGACCTCGCCCTGAAGTCGGGCAACTTCGGCGACACCGCCATCTTCACGGAAGCCTGGAGCGCGCTGGCATGA